One genomic segment of Borrelia coriaceae includes these proteins:
- a CDS encoding YaaR family protein yields MKINNLVAGALNLDSKDYKTSKKKVNANRSNIFSAIFKSELVREEKHFIVFENGEFNIELIKDMLDKINDIGERLLSEPSRQNVIVYKKTIGEFLSIVLSFSISLKEQKGGNNGELKRPKYRIIKIINEKLDRLAYSVLQNQISQIKLLSSLEEIQGLLVNLLR; encoded by the coding sequence ATGAAGATTAATAATTTGGTCGCAGGAGCTTTAAATCTTGATTCAAAGGATTATAAGACTTCTAAGAAAAAGGTTAATGCTAATAGATCAAATATTTTTTCTGCGATATTTAAGTCTGAACTTGTAAGAGAAGAGAAGCATTTTATTGTTTTTGAAAATGGTGAATTTAATATTGAATTAATTAAGGATATGTTAGATAAAATTAATGATATTGGTGAAAGACTGCTAAGCGAGCCTTCTCGTCAAAATGTAATTGTTTATAAGAAAACTATAGGGGAATTTTTATCTATTGTCTTATCATTTTCTATTTCTCTTAAAGAGCAAAAAGGGGGTAATAATGGAGAGCTTAAGAGACCCAAATATCGCATTATTAAGATTATTAATGAAAAGCTTGATAGACTTGCTTATTCTGTTTTGCAAAATCAGATTTCGCAAATTAAACTTTTAAGCAGTCTTGAGGAAATACAAGGATTGCTTGTGAATTTGCTTAGGTAA
- the glpQ gene encoding glycerophosphodiester phosphodiesterase: MKSMKPKLLMLIINIFLIISCQNEKVSMNEKSPLIIAHRGASGYLPEHTLEAKAYAYALGADYLEQDIVLTKDNVPIIMHDSELDTTTNVAKLFPERARENGKYYAVDFTLDEIKSLSISERFDPETREPIYPNRFPLNEYNFKIPTLEEEIQFIQGLNKSTGKNVGIYPEIKKPFWHKQQGKDISKIVIEILNQYGYKSKEDKIYLQTFDFDELKRIREELGYQGKLIMLVGENDWNEAPTDYEYIKSQEGMTEVAKYADGIGPWISQIIIDGQVTDLISLAHKHNMEVHPYTFRIDALPSYVKDANELLDLLFNKAQVDGIFTDFVDKAMEFVKK, translated from the coding sequence ATGAAATCAATGAAACCAAAATTATTAATGCTTATAATAAATATTTTTCTAATCATTTCCTGTCAGAACGAAAAAGTAAGCATGAATGAAAAATCACCATTAATTATAGCTCACAGAGGTGCTAGCGGCTATTTACCAGAACATACCTTAGAAGCTAAAGCATATGCTTATGCTTTAGGCGCTGATTACCTAGAACAAGACATCGTCTTGACAAAAGATAATGTTCCTATTATAATGCATGATTCAGAACTTGACACAACAACAAATGTTGCCAAACTATTTCCTGAAAGAGCTAGAGAAAACGGAAAATATTATGCTGTTGATTTTACACTAGATGAAATTAAATCACTAAGCATAAGCGAAAGATTTGATCCCGAAACCAGAGAACCAATATACCCCAACCGTTTCCCTTTAAATGAATACAATTTTAAAATTCCAACTTTAGAAGAAGAAATACAATTCATACAAGGATTAAATAAAAGTACAGGCAAAAACGTTGGAATTTACCCTGAAATTAAAAAGCCCTTTTGGCATAAACAACAAGGTAAAGATATATCTAAAATTGTAATAGAAATTTTAAATCAATATGGATATAAATCAAAAGAAGATAAAATTTACCTGCAAACATTCGACTTTGACGAATTAAAAAGAATAAGGGAAGAACTTGGATATCAAGGAAAACTAATAATGCTTGTTGGCGAAAATGACTGGAATGAAGCACCAACAGACTATGAATATATCAAATCACAAGAAGGTATGACGGAAGTTGCAAAATATGCTGATGGAATTGGTCCCTGGATATCCCAAATTATAATTGATGGGCAAGTCACAGATCTTATAAGCTTAGCCCACAAACATAACATGGAAGTTCATCCCTATACGTTTAGAATTGATGCATTGCCTTCATATGTAAAAGATGCAAATGAACTACTAGACTTATTATTCAACAAAGCCCAAGTAGATGGCATATTTACAGATTTCGTTGATAAAGCAATGGAATTTGTAAAAAAATAA
- the glpT gene encoding glycerol-3-phosphate transporter — translation MKKLFNFLKPAPHIKRVHKELEDPLYKKLRLQIFISIFIGYAGFYLTRKIFSFAMPELEKLGFNKGQLGIILSGVSISYGLSKFIMGNISDRSNPRYFLTLGLTLTAIITILFGFFPWKSINTTTAVILMFILMFTNGWVQGMGWPACGRTMVHWWAKKERGITVATWNLGHNIGGGASGIISAWALLYFQEWHAIFYVPAVLVLGIAIFVLITLRDTPQSVGLPPIEEYKNDYPDNYTKEAENELDAKDIFIKYVLTNKLLWYIATANAFVYFIRYGVLDWAPTYLKQVKHFTIEKSGWAYALYEFSAIPGTIICGWMSDKIFKGRRSETGIIFMTATLISIAIYWQLPENSPTLTTLLLAIIGFLIYGPVMLIGLHALDLAPKKAAGTAAGFTGLFGYIGGSVTASAITGLVLQHLNWDVYFYLLIAACIFSIIFISLTYRQEKKINGTNKQ, via the coding sequence ATGAAGAAATTATTTAATTTTCTAAAACCAGCTCCTCACATAAAAAGAGTGCATAAAGAATTAGAAGATCCATTATATAAAAAGTTAAGATTGCAAATATTTATTTCAATATTTATTGGATATGCTGGTTTTTATTTGACAAGAAAAATTTTTTCATTTGCTATGCCAGAGCTTGAAAAATTAGGATTTAATAAAGGTCAACTAGGCATAATTTTATCTGGGGTCTCAATTTCATATGGACTATCTAAATTTATTATGGGAAACATATCAGATCGAAGCAATCCTAGATATTTTCTAACACTAGGACTAACGCTTACAGCAATAATTACCATATTATTTGGATTCTTTCCATGGAAATCAATTAATACTACAACCGCTGTAATATTAATGTTCATTTTGATGTTTACAAATGGGTGGGTTCAAGGCATGGGATGGCCTGCTTGTGGGCGTACTATGGTTCACTGGTGGGCAAAAAAAGAAAGAGGAATAACTGTAGCTACTTGGAATTTAGGCCACAATATAGGGGGAGGAGCAAGTGGAATAATATCCGCTTGGGCTTTGCTTTACTTCCAAGAATGGCATGCCATATTTTATGTACCAGCAGTATTAGTATTAGGAATTGCAATATTTGTCCTAATTACACTACGGGATACTCCTCAATCTGTAGGATTGCCCCCAATTGAAGAGTATAAAAACGACTATCCTGACAACTATACAAAAGAAGCAGAAAACGAACTTGATGCAAAAGATATATTTATAAAATATGTCCTTACAAACAAACTACTATGGTATATAGCCACTGCTAACGCATTCGTATATTTTATAAGATATGGAGTCCTAGATTGGGCACCAACATACCTTAAACAAGTAAAACACTTTACTATCGAAAAATCAGGGTGGGCATATGCTCTTTATGAATTTTCAGCTATTCCTGGAACAATAATTTGCGGATGGATGTCTGATAAAATTTTTAAAGGAAGAAGATCTGAGACTGGAATAATCTTTATGACTGCCACTCTTATTTCAATAGCCATATATTGGCAATTGCCAGAAAATAGCCCAACACTTACAACTCTTCTCTTAGCAATAATAGGATTTTTAATCTATGGCCCAGTTATGCTTATTGGACTTCATGCTCTTGATCTTGCACCAAAAAAAGCTGCAGGAACTGCTGCAGGGTTTACAGGATTATTTGGATACATAGGAGGATCTGTCACTGCTAGTGCCATTACAGGTCTTGTCTTGCAACACTTAAATTGGGACGTTTATTTCTATCTATTAATAGCTGCTTGCATATTTTCAATAATATTCATAAGCCTAACATACAGGCAAGAGAAAAAAATCAATGGCACCAATAAACAATAA
- the glpK gene encoding glycerol kinase GlpK gives MKYILSIDQGTTSSRAIIFDRNANIKGFAQKEFKQIYPYPSWVEHNPNEIWSSILEVMSEALANARTFPNNIETIGITNQRETTIIWDKHTGQPIYNAIVWQDRRTAQLCDELKAKGKDKIFLQKTGLVLDAYFSGTKIKWILDNVAGARKRAEKGELYFGTIDTWIVWNLTKGKLHITDYSNASRTLLLNITSLEWDDDLLQILDIPKAILPELKQSSEVYGKTDLSILGTEITISGIAGDQFAATFGQACLQKGMAKNTYGTGCFVTVNIGKTPIINEQKILTSIAWSRKNSITYVLEGSVFIGGAVIQWLRDGLELFKKSSDAEALAASVNNNGGVYFVPAFVGLGAPHWDPYARGTIIGLTRNSTKAHITRAALESIALQSFDVLTEMRNSIQGLEIKELRVDGKASQNNLLMQFQADILQCNVVRPKITETTALGSAYLAGLAVGYWDSTEEITNLWKADKIFEPSMENSKREDLLYNWHKAIRRAKVWI, from the coding sequence ATGAAATACATTTTATCTATCGACCAAGGCACAACAAGTTCAAGAGCAATTATATTTGATAGAAATGCAAATATAAAAGGATTTGCACAAAAGGAATTTAAACAAATTTACCCATATCCAAGTTGGGTTGAACATAATCCAAACGAAATATGGAGTTCTATATTAGAAGTTATGTCAGAAGCTTTAGCAAACGCAAGAACTTTTCCCAATAATATTGAAACAATTGGAATCACAAATCAAAGGGAAACAACAATTATTTGGGATAAACACACAGGACAACCAATTTATAACGCAATAGTCTGGCAAGATAGACGAACAGCACAACTATGCGATGAATTAAAAGCAAAAGGAAAAGATAAAATTTTTTTGCAAAAAACGGGCCTTGTATTAGATGCTTACTTTAGCGGTACAAAAATAAAATGGATATTAGACAATGTTGCAGGAGCAAGAAAACGAGCAGAAAAAGGTGAGCTATATTTTGGAACAATAGACACTTGGATAGTCTGGAACCTTACTAAAGGAAAACTACATATTACAGACTATTCTAATGCATCAAGAACCTTACTCTTAAACATTACATCACTTGAATGGGACGATGATCTATTACAAATATTAGACATCCCAAAAGCAATTTTACCTGAACTTAAACAAAGTTCTGAAGTGTACGGAAAAACCGATCTATCAATATTGGGAACAGAGATCACTATTTCAGGAATTGCAGGAGATCAGTTTGCAGCAACGTTCGGACAAGCATGTCTTCAAAAAGGAATGGCCAAGAACACCTATGGGACTGGCTGTTTTGTTACTGTTAACATAGGAAAAACTCCTATTATTAATGAACAAAAAATTTTAACTTCAATTGCATGGAGCAGAAAAAATTCAATAACTTACGTTCTCGAGGGAAGTGTTTTCATTGGAGGAGCTGTAATTCAATGGTTAAGAGATGGTTTAGAACTATTTAAAAAAAGCAGTGATGCTGAGGCACTGGCCGCTTCAGTAAATAATAATGGGGGTGTATATTTTGTGCCTGCCTTTGTAGGACTTGGAGCTCCTCATTGGGATCCCTATGCCAGAGGAACAATTATTGGACTTACAAGGAACTCAACAAAAGCACATATTACAAGAGCCGCTCTTGAGAGTATTGCATTACAAAGCTTCGACGTACTAACTGAAATGCGAAACTCTATTCAAGGTCTTGAAATAAAAGAACTAAGAGTTGATGGAAAAGCTAGCCAAAATAACCTTCTTATGCAATTTCAAGCTGATATTTTACAATGCAATGTGGTTAGACCAAAAATTACAGAAACAACTGCTCTTGGCTCTGCTTATTTAGCAGGACTTGCTGTAGGATACTGGGATAGCACTGAAGAGATTACAAACCTTTGGAAAGCAGATAAAATATTTGAACCTTCAATGGAAAATAGCAAAAGAGAAGATTTACTTTATAACTGGCATAAAGCTATTAGGAGGGCAAAAGTTTGGATTTGA
- the pepF gene encoding oligoendopeptidase F, producing MIERNKINENDKWDLSSLFKNNEEYKETVKKIKIKLQNFKKYEKLEFDLNIFKEALNAYYKIEEELERTIYYTHIQLEADVSNHTSNELRAINVNLETEALNTTSFFIPKILKIDTKQVREWLKDIELKDKKIAIEKILREKEHILSENEEKILANYTSLYSSYNDIFSALTNADMKFGDIDGKTLSNSTYSLFLQNENQKIRKEAFLKFAQEYKKHENTLANLLIADINKNKFLSKTRKFEDTLSMKLFQNNIDKKVYTNLIETVNENLYVLHEYYEFRKNILNQEYLNHYDVYVPLTKNIKFKNSFEEACNKILKSLEILGTEYTEVLRKGLLEERWVDKYENQGKRAGAFSAGSYNGKPYILMNYKDESIRDMFTLAHEAGHSMHSYFSIKNNPFPQYQYSIFEAEIASTVNEQILAEYLIKNENDIEKIKYIKLNQIDDLLATFFRQTMFAEFEYIIHEMANKDQPVVKETIKTTYLNLLKKYFGPNLKFDENSSLECLRIPHFYSPFYVYQYATGITAALLIYTNIQNNKKDATKNYIEFLKTGGSKYPLESLKVTDVDLSLKSTIKNTINIFKERLEETKKLF from the coding sequence GTGATAGAGAGAAATAAAATTAATGAAAACGACAAATGGGACTTATCCTCTTTATTTAAGAATAACGAAGAATACAAGGAAACGGTAAAAAAAATAAAAATAAAACTTCAAAACTTCAAAAAATATGAAAAACTAGAATTTGACCTAAATATATTTAAAGAAGCATTAAATGCTTACTATAAAATTGAAGAAGAGCTAGAAAGAACAATATATTATACACATATTCAACTAGAAGCAGATGTAAGCAATCACACCTCAAATGAGCTTCGTGCAATTAATGTCAACTTAGAAACAGAAGCATTAAATACAACCTCATTTTTCATTCCAAAAATCTTAAAAATAGATACAAAACAAGTAAGAGAATGGCTTAAAGACATAGAACTTAAAGATAAAAAAATAGCTATTGAAAAAATTTTAAGAGAAAAAGAACACATCTTAAGCGAAAACGAAGAAAAAATACTAGCAAACTATACATCGCTTTATTCATCTTATAATGATATATTTTCTGCATTAACAAATGCTGACATGAAATTTGGAGACATTGATGGCAAAACATTAAGCAACTCCACTTACAGTTTATTCCTTCAAAATGAAAATCAAAAGATACGAAAAGAAGCTTTTCTGAAATTTGCTCAAGAATATAAAAAACACGAAAATACATTAGCTAACCTCTTAATCGCTGACATCAACAAAAACAAATTTTTGTCAAAAACAAGAAAATTTGAAGATACTCTCTCAATGAAACTTTTTCAAAATAATATTGATAAAAAAGTTTACACAAATCTAATTGAAACGGTTAACGAAAATTTATATGTACTTCATGAATATTATGAATTTAGAAAAAATATACTTAATCAAGAATATCTTAATCATTATGATGTTTATGTTCCTCTAACTAAAAACATTAAATTCAAAAATTCTTTTGAAGAAGCCTGTAATAAAATATTAAAATCTCTAGAAATACTAGGAACTGAGTATACTGAAGTACTAAGAAAAGGACTATTAGAAGAACGTTGGGTTGACAAATATGAAAATCAAGGGAAAAGAGCAGGAGCATTTAGCGCAGGATCATACAACGGCAAACCTTACATATTAATGAATTATAAAGATGAATCAATAAGAGATATGTTTACACTGGCTCATGAGGCAGGGCATTCCATGCATTCCTATTTCAGTATCAAAAATAATCCATTTCCTCAATATCAATATTCTATTTTTGAAGCAGAAATAGCATCCACAGTGAATGAACAAATACTAGCAGAATATCTAATAAAAAATGAAAATGATATCGAAAAAATAAAATACATCAAACTAAACCAAATCGATGATTTACTTGCAACATTTTTCAGACAAACAATGTTTGCAGAATTTGAGTATATCATTCATGAAATGGCCAATAAAGACCAACCAGTAGTAAAAGAAACAATCAAAACAACTTACTTAAACTTACTTAAAAAATACTTTGGTCCAAATCTTAAGTTTGATGAAAACAGTTCACTTGAATGTCTAAGAATCCCTCACTTCTACTCGCCGTTTTACGTATACCAATATGCAACAGGCATTACAGCTGCTCTTTTGATATATACAAACATTCAAAATAACAAAAAAGATGCTACTAAAAATTACATAGAATTCTTAAAAACAGGAGGTTCAAAATATCCCTTAGAATCTTTAAAGGTTACTGATGTTGATTTAAGCTTAAAATCAACAATAAAAAATACAATCAACATATTCAAAGAACGTCTTGAGGAAACAAAAAAATTATTTTAA
- the rdgB gene encoding RdgB/HAM1 family non-canonical purine NTP pyrophosphatase, which produces MKTLFFATTNINKINEVKQILDIPNIKIKIPKNFDVKETGKTFKENSLLKAKALFESLDEKQPVFSEDSGLCIKALNLEPGIYSKRYDQYKLGKKLDTNEKNHLIIDLMQDKKKREAYFICIVSHISTKGIITNFEGKLNGTIALDIDCCKKNGFGYDPIFLTTNNRRLSELTIEEKNKISHRGIAFAKFKKFLMQHSD; this is translated from the coding sequence ATGAAAACATTATTCTTTGCAACTACTAATATAAATAAAATAAACGAAGTAAAACAAATTTTAGATATTCCTAACATAAAAATCAAAATTCCTAAAAATTTTGATGTCAAAGAAACAGGTAAAACTTTTAAAGAAAATTCCCTACTAAAAGCAAAAGCCTTATTTGAATCTTTAGATGAAAAACAACCTGTTTTTAGTGAGGATTCTGGACTATGCATAAAAGCTTTAAATCTAGAACCTGGAATCTATTCTAAAAGATATGACCAATACAAATTAGGCAAAAAACTAGACACAAACGAAAAAAACCACCTTATTATAGACTTAATGCAAGATAAAAAAAAAAGAGAGGCATATTTCATATGTATAGTCAGTCATATTTCAACAAAAGGTATAATAACTAATTTTGAAGGCAAGCTCAATGGAACAATTGCTTTGGATATTGATTGTTGCAAAAAAAATGGATTTGGATACGACCCAATATTTTTAACTACAAATAATAGAAGACTCAGTGAATTAACGATTGAAGAAAAAAACAAAATATCCCATAGAGGTATTGCATTTGCTAAATTTAAAAAATTTCTAATGCAACACTCAGATTAA
- a CDS encoding glycerol-3-phosphate dehydrogenase/oxidase, translated as MGKNKKKELRDLDHKNFDLIIVGGGATGLGIAIDSITRGYKTLLIEKFDYAKGTSSRSTKLIHGGVRYLAQLNLPLVKEALHEKAILEMNAPHLMNKRAFVTPIYNTLSIPYYYFGLSWYHNLLGKHKKSKYRTKLLSKSKTIEKIPNIKTKGLKCSVLYYDNSFDDARMAISMLRTFTEKGGIALNYTELTSFTKKNDKISGAIIKDRITGEQASIHSKCIINATGIFADEIRKLDNINADNIIKPSQGTHLIIKQDKLNTKYAMLMPKTNDKRILFSIPWYNGIICGCTDIPIDKIAEEPKRLDSEIEFIIKNMNNYLDIKITKSDILSVYTGIRPLIVDPKKKHNTSKISRNDKIFVSNSNLITIAGGKYTTYRKMAEKALQRALKEKLLFESTSKTENLKLHGYIERQEALKIPEYFRSYGSDFEYLSQMKDFNNKIHPDLPLNEAQITFAIEFEQAKTVEDILSRRTRSLLLNAKATIEATPKVAQIMMHKLGKSEEWKNEQVKSFKKVAKKYLI; from the coding sequence ATGGGTAAAAATAAAAAAAAAGAATTAAGAGATCTTGATCATAAAAATTTTGATTTAATAATAGTTGGTGGAGGAGCAACTGGCCTTGGCATCGCAATAGACTCAATTACAAGAGGATACAAAACTTTACTTATTGAAAAATTTGATTATGCAAAAGGCACCTCCTCTAGATCAACAAAACTAATACACGGAGGCGTAAGGTATTTAGCTCAACTTAATTTACCTTTAGTAAAAGAAGCTCTACATGAAAAAGCCATACTTGAAATGAATGCACCTCATTTAATGAATAAGCGTGCCTTCGTTACGCCCATATACAACACCTTAAGTATCCCCTACTACTATTTTGGGCTAAGTTGGTATCATAACCTTCTTGGAAAACATAAAAAATCTAAGTATAGAACAAAGTTATTATCAAAATCCAAAACAATAGAAAAAATACCAAATATCAAAACCAAAGGTCTTAAATGCTCTGTTTTATACTATGATAATTCCTTCGATGATGCCAGAATGGCAATAAGCATGCTTAGAACTTTTACTGAAAAAGGGGGAATTGCGCTAAATTATACAGAACTTACAAGTTTCACCAAAAAGAATGATAAAATATCTGGTGCTATTATTAAAGATAGAATAACCGGTGAACAAGCTAGCATTCATAGTAAATGCATAATAAATGCAACGGGAATCTTTGCAGATGAGATCAGGAAATTAGATAATATTAATGCAGATAATATTATAAAACCTTCCCAAGGGACACATTTAATAATTAAACAAGACAAACTAAATACCAAATACGCGATGCTTATGCCCAAGACAAATGACAAGAGAATCTTATTCTCTATACCTTGGTATAATGGCATTATTTGCGGATGTACAGATATTCCAATAGATAAAATTGCGGAAGAGCCTAAAAGGCTAGACAGTGAAATTGAATTCATAATAAAAAATATGAATAATTATTTAGATATTAAAATCACTAAAAGTGATATTCTAAGTGTTTACACAGGAATTAGACCCTTAATAGTAGATCCCAAGAAAAAGCACAACACCTCAAAAATATCAAGGAATGATAAAATATTTGTATCAAATTCAAATCTTATTACAATTGCTGGGGGGAAATATACTACTTACAGAAAGATGGCTGAAAAAGCTTTACAAAGAGCATTAAAAGAAAAATTATTATTCGAGTCAACATCTAAGACAGAAAATTTAAAGCTTCACGGATATATAGAAAGGCAAGAAGCACTTAAAATCCCTGAATACTTTAGATCTTATGGAAGCGATTTCGAATATTTAAGTCAAATGAAAGATTTTAACAACAAAATTCACCCAGACCTACCATTAAATGAAGCCCAAATAACCTTTGCTATTGAATTTGAACAAGCAAAAACTGTCGAAGACATTTTATCAAGAAGAACAAGATCTCTACTTCTCAATGCAAAAGCAACAATTGAAGCTACACCAAAAGTTGCTCAAATTATGATGCACAAGCTTGGCAAATCTGAAGAATGGAAAAACGAACAAGTAAAAAGCTTTAAAAAGGTAGCAAAAAAATATTTAATTTAA
- a CDS encoding M23 family metallopeptidase yields the protein MRDRKGFKILFFLKKLDKIFLAIFSSLLKSLSKVDSFFRQNISFMIIPHVKGDVKNIKISVLTLFLFFLFFLLIFIGFVFLSVNYVTLKAIVKSTEKSYALAESEIEDFRNTVVEINSVASNFSKVLDELSSSLKIKESNIDLNRDKLDGDLADFLDLQVLEANALKELNDLKNVKNTIEDSILPLKSIVKLLHSQNKLLNDIPSLWPIVKGEGVVSLHFGPAIEPFTRQWYIHKGIDLAGVRIGTAVVAAADGEVIRASYQVTGYGNFVQIKHKYGLSTLYAHMSRLNISKGSYVRKGQVIGFLGQTGYSTGPHLHYEVRIGSQVVNPDMYLNLATGASR from the coding sequence ATGAGAGACAGAAAAGGGTTTAAAATTTTATTTTTTTTAAAAAAATTGGATAAAATTTTTTTAGCGATTTTTAGTTCCTTACTTAAAAGTTTAAGTAAGGTTGACTCTTTTTTCAGGCAAAATATTAGTTTTATGATTATTCCTCATGTTAAGGGGGATGTTAAAAATATAAAGATTTCTGTCTTAACTTTGTTTTTATTTTTTTTATTTTTTCTTTTGATTTTTATAGGGTTTGTTTTTCTTTCTGTCAATTATGTTACTCTTAAAGCCATTGTTAAGTCTACTGAGAAAAGTTATGCACTTGCAGAGTCTGAGATTGAGGATTTTAGAAATACGGTTGTAGAGATTAATTCTGTTGCTAGTAACTTCTCTAAAGTTTTAGATGAACTTAGCTCGTCTTTGAAAATAAAAGAGAGTAATATTGATTTAAATCGAGATAAATTAGATGGAGACCTTGCGGATTTTCTTGATTTGCAGGTATTGGAAGCCAATGCACTTAAGGAATTAAATGATCTTAAAAATGTTAAAAATACAATAGAAGACTCAATCTTGCCTCTTAAGAGCATAGTTAAATTACTTCATTCTCAAAATAAATTATTAAATGATATTCCTTCGCTTTGGCCAATTGTTAAAGGAGAGGGTGTTGTTTCCCTTCATTTTGGTCCGGCTATTGAGCCTTTTACCAGACAATGGTATATTCATAAGGGTATAGATCTTGCAGGAGTGAGAATTGGAACAGCTGTTGTGGCAGCTGCTGATGGTGAAGTTATTAGAGCTAGTTATCAGGTAACAGGGTATGGTAATTTTGTTCAAATTAAGCATAAGTACGGACTTTCTACTCTTTATGCGCATATGTCTCGTTTAAATATTTCTAAAGGTTCTTATGTTAGAAAGGGCCAAGTAATTGGTTTTCTTGGTCAGACAGGATATTCAACAGGGCCACATCTTCATTATGAGGTTCGCATAGGATCTCAAGTTGTAAATCCTGATATGTATTTAAATTTAGCAACGGGGGCTTCAAGATAA
- the pcsA gene encoding phosphatidylcholine synthase has translation MKTLNLILAWSVHILTASGLIVSLYSIISIINMDYNLLLKLTILGLLIDGIDGTLARKLNIKKVIPTINGELLDNIVDYINYTFIPTIFFYYSSFIKDEYKIITCIGILLASAYQFSRLDAKTSDDYFRGFPSLWNFLIIFNIIFKINQTMNLSIILLCIAFSFAPIKFIYPSKTKELRYITLPITMITSIAVILITLTKLPDTYLKIGKTLIISYSLYLILMSIYLTYKTRKQ, from the coding sequence TTGAAGACATTAAATCTTATTTTAGCCTGGTCGGTGCACATTTTAACAGCTTCCGGACTAATAGTCAGTCTTTATTCAATAATTTCCATAATAAATATGGATTATAATCTTTTATTAAAACTTACAATTCTTGGACTCTTAATTGATGGAATTGATGGCACCCTGGCAAGAAAATTAAATATAAAAAAAGTTATACCAACAATAAATGGAGAACTTCTTGACAACATCGTAGACTATATAAATTATACATTTATTCCCACAATATTTTTCTATTATAGTAGCTTCATAAAAGATGAATACAAAATAATAACTTGCATTGGAATTTTATTAGCATCAGCATACCAATTTTCAAGACTAGATGCAAAAACGAGCGACGATTACTTTAGAGGTTTCCCATCCTTATGGAATTTTTTAATAATCTTTAACATAATCTTTAAAATAAACCAAACCATGAATCTTAGCATCATATTACTATGTATAGCGTTCAGCTTTGCTCCAATTAAATTCATCTATCCTTCAAAAACAAAAGAACTTAGATATATCACACTCCCTATAACAATGATAACTTCCATAGCAGTAATACTTATAACATTAACAAAGCTACCAGATACTTATTTAAAAATAGGCAAAACACTAATAATCTCTTACTCCCTATACTTAATCTTAATGAGCATATATTTAACTTACAAGACAAGGAAACAATAG
- a CDS encoding bactofilin family protein has product MLNLLSIKKDKRNASSFFFAEVKTVVGEGDFFKGELISTNFIRIDGDFLGNINSSKRVIVGETGRIKSNIHANEVVVSGIVLGNVHASNKVKVFQSGCIIGNISCRSIEVEEGAIIDGYMNIGIGSLSFSEKDVLIYTGSYKVDEDILIEVNKGMKHEEESKELCIDERDKYLLNDMSKVDED; this is encoded by the coding sequence ATGTTGAATCTATTGAGTATTAAAAAAGATAAGAGGAATGCATCATCTTTCTTTTTTGCAGAAGTAAAGACAGTTGTTGGGGAAGGTGATTTTTTTAAAGGAGAATTAATTTCAACTAATTTTATTCGGATTGATGGTGATTTTTTAGGTAATATTAATTCTAGCAAAAGAGTTATAGTTGGAGAGACAGGCCGAATTAAGTCAAATATTCATGCAAATGAGGTTGTTGTTTCTGGAATAGTTCTTGGGAATGTTCATGCTAGCAATAAAGTTAAGGTCTTTCAGTCAGGATGCATTATTGGCAATATTTCATGTAGATCAATTGAGGTTGAAGAAGGAGCAATTATTGATGGGTATATGAATATTGGCATTGGAAGTCTTAGTTTTTCTGAAAAGGATGTGTTAATTTATACAGGTTCTTATAAGGTTGATGAAGATATTTTAATTGAAGTGAATAAGGGAATGAAACATGAGGAAGAATCCAAGGAACTTTGCATAGATGAGCGTGACAAATATTTATTGAATGATATGAGTAAGGTAGATGAAGATTAA